In one window of Maribacter sp. BPC-D8 DNA:
- the pseG gene encoding UDP-2,4-diacetamido-2,4,6-trideoxy-beta-L-altropyranose hydrolase, with amino-acid sequence MTKKIIFRADGNSKTGLGHLYRLLAIVEIVRGHYEFIFLTRASTISSMFDDKISLALIPEKITLEEEPDWISNNYPSDEFNVIADGYQFNSIYQKQLKNKGYKLIYIDDLAKEYMFADLVINHSPYVNKTDFRKESYTKLALGTPYAILRPLFLNQAKQYKSVNLIENVFVCFGGADPFNLSLKAVKALLQIKSIRKIHVVLGGAYNHSEIFDLERIFSKRIKTFANLSEESLLEVMGFCNFAIAPASTILYELCCVKMPILSGFFVNNQELIYKGFLESKAIYPGGNMKNFEVSNFLGLIEAILKEGNFNEQVEAQKKLFDDRIASRHLNLIKTLC; translated from the coding sequence ATGACAAAAAAAATTATTTTCAGAGCAGATGGTAATTCTAAAACTGGTCTCGGCCACTTATACCGGTTATTAGCAATCGTAGAAATTGTAAGAGGTCATTATGAATTTATTTTTCTAACACGAGCATCCACTATTTCTTCAATGTTTGATGATAAAATATCCTTAGCTCTGATACCTGAAAAAATCACTTTAGAGGAAGAACCTGATTGGATAAGCAATAATTATCCTTCAGATGAATTTAATGTAATTGCAGACGGATATCAATTTAATTCCATTTATCAAAAGCAATTGAAAAATAAGGGATATAAATTAATTTACATCGATGACTTGGCAAAGGAATATATGTTTGCAGATTTAGTTATTAACCATTCGCCCTACGTCAATAAAACTGACTTTAGAAAAGAATCATATACAAAATTAGCTCTTGGAACCCCATATGCGATATTGAGGCCCCTTTTTTTGAATCAAGCAAAGCAATATAAGAGTGTTAATTTAATTGAAAATGTGTTTGTATGTTTCGGAGGAGCAGATCCATTTAATCTAAGCTTAAAAGCTGTAAAGGCACTCTTGCAAATTAAATCAATTAGAAAAATTCATGTGGTTCTAGGAGGAGCATATAATCATTCAGAAATTTTTGACTTAGAAAGGATATTCTCTAAAAGGATAAAAACTTTTGCTAATTTATCAGAAGAAAGTCTTTTGGAAGTCATGGGTTTTTGCAATTTCGCTATTGCCCCTGCAAGTACGATATTATATGAGCTATGTTGTGTTAAAATGCCTATTTTGAGTGGCTTTTTTGTAAATAATCAAGAATTAATTTATAAAGGGTTTTTAGAAAGTAAAGCTATATATCCTGGGGGAAACATGAAAAATTTTGAAGTTTCTAATTTCTTAGGTTTAATTGAAGCTATATTGAAAGAGGGTAATTTTAATGAACAAGTTGAGGCACAAAAAAAATTATTCGACGATAGAATTGCGTCAAGACATTTAAATTTAATAAAGACCTTATGTTAA
- a CDS encoding cytidylyltransferase domain-containing protein, whose product MEDGQQNKKVVFIIQARMQSSRLPGKVLMPLPLWGAKPLLMWVIEELRKSKHCGEIVIATSKNKENDSLEDFCIKNEITCFRGEEDDVLSRFITILRDADYNTVVRLTADNPIIDINTLDETINFHLLEENDYTCTDILPTGMNFEVIRAQSLLKMPDQVLTENDREHVTLFIRNNQKYKKGVFNPVLNKSLKYLRLTVDYASDLLVTSSVLQYGERNGLRGLKLVQAVLIDAPYIFQANTSNIQKKQFKDAKNELNFAIQILQKYDLHRSVSLLEKHKD is encoded by the coding sequence ATGGAGGATGGACAGCAAAATAAGAAAGTTGTTTTTATTATTCAGGCAAGAATGCAATCCAGTCGCCTTCCTGGTAAAGTTTTGATGCCATTACCATTATGGGGAGCTAAGCCTCTTCTAATGTGGGTAATTGAAGAATTACGTAAGTCAAAGCACTGCGGAGAAATTGTTATTGCCACCTCAAAGAATAAGGAAAACGATTCGCTTGAGGATTTTTGTATTAAAAATGAAATAACTTGTTTTCGAGGGGAAGAGGATGATGTGTTGAGCAGATTTATTACAATATTAAGAGATGCGGATTATAACACTGTAGTACGGCTAACTGCGGATAACCCAATTATTGATATTAATACATTAGACGAAACAATAAATTTTCATCTCCTAGAAGAGAATGATTATACTTGTACAGATATTCTGCCAACAGGAATGAATTTTGAAGTAATCAGAGCACAGTCTTTACTCAAAATGCCTGATCAAGTACTTACTGAAAATGACAGAGAGCATGTTACTTTGTTTATTAGAAACAACCAGAAGTATAAGAAAGGAGTTTTTAATCCTGTTCTAAACAAATCATTGAAATATTTAAGATTAACGGTTGATTATGCCTCTGATTTATTGGTGACTTCATCTGTATTGCAATACGGTGAAAGAAATGGATTAAGAGGTCTGAAGCTTGTTCAGGCGGTTCTTATTGATGCTCCTTATATTTTTCAGGCAAATACTAGTAATATTCAAAAAAAGCAGTTTAAAGACGCTAAGAATGAGTTGAATTTTGCAATTCAAATCTTGCAAAAATATGATTTACATCGATCTGTTTCTTTACTAGAGAAACATAAAGATTAA
- a CDS encoding SDR family NAD(P)-dependent oxidoreductase codes for MIKTFNLDNKVILISGGYGFLGHAITLSLCHHGAKVYVLGRSEEKFKNTFAAEDSIVNLNINFIKCDISTTESIKQAFQTIDEKEGKIDVLINNAFYSRGQSPEQMSDDDWSYGIDGSLNSVFRAIREVIPYFKKNGSGKILNVSSMYGVVAPQFEVYDEYPEFLNPPHYGAAKAGVIQITKYYASYLGKHNINVNTITPGPFPSDKVKENKGFIKALAEKTCLGRVGLPEDLAGCFVFLASNAADYITGQNFVVDGGWTAK; via the coding sequence ATGATAAAAACATTCAATCTTGACAACAAGGTTATTTTAATATCTGGAGGGTATGGTTTTCTTGGTCATGCAATTACATTAAGTCTCTGTCATCATGGAGCCAAAGTTTATGTCTTGGGAAGAAGTGAGGAGAAATTTAAAAACACGTTCGCGGCAGAAGATAGTATAGTTAACTTGAATATCAATTTTATAAAATGTGATATTTCAACTACAGAATCAATCAAACAGGCTTTTCAAACTATTGATGAAAAAGAAGGTAAAATAGACGTATTAATTAATAACGCTTTTTATAGTCGTGGTCAATCTCCAGAACAGATGTCTGATGACGATTGGTCTTACGGAATTGATGGATCGCTCAATAGTGTGTTTAGAGCGATAAGGGAGGTAATACCTTATTTTAAGAAGAACGGAAGTGGAAAAATATTAAATGTATCTTCAATGTATGGAGTTGTAGCTCCGCAATTTGAAGTATATGATGAATATCCAGAATTTTTAAATCCCCCACATTACGGGGCGGCGAAAGCTGGCGTTATTCAGATAACAAAGTATTACGCTAGTTACTTGGGAAAACATAATATTAATGTAAATACAATAACCCCTGGGCCCTTTCCTTCAGATAAAGTAAAAGAAAACAAAGGCTTTATAAAAGCCTTAGCGGAAAAAACCTGTCTGGGGCGTGTAGGTTTACCAGAAGACCTGGCGGGTTGTTTCGTTTTTTTAGCGTCAAATGCGGCAGACTATATAACCGGTCAAAATTTTGTAGTAGATGGAGGATGGACAGCAAAATAA
- a CDS encoding aldo/keto reductase — translation MKKVYSKLGLGTVQFGIDYGISNTKGKTDSVEIEKILDYAGKNRITYIDTASAYGNAEKVLGSFDLSSFRVISKFMPPNQGSVKDELETSLKNLGLEMVYAYLAHRPEELLKNPEQWLDLKELKEQSKVEKIGYSLNSLEELDTLLQKNMEPDLIQVPYNLFDRRFERHIVELKKNGCEIHVRSAFLQGLFFIEPKNLPVYFESVKNVISDLQNEFGENLSGALLNFALEKEFIDVVVVGVENVNQLSQNLKNISLKQPVKTRIPVVAEKILVPSLWPKK, via the coding sequence ATGAAAAAAGTGTATAGCAAATTAGGGTTAGGTACGGTTCAATTTGGTATTGATTACGGTATTTCAAATACAAAAGGAAAGACTGATAGTGTAGAGATAGAAAAGATTTTGGATTATGCTGGAAAGAATAGGATCACTTATATAGATACAGCTTCAGCATATGGTAATGCCGAAAAGGTGCTGGGTTCATTTGACTTGAGCTCCTTTAGAGTCATATCCAAATTTATGCCTCCAAATCAAGGCTCAGTAAAAGATGAATTAGAAACAAGTCTCAAAAATCTTGGACTAGAAATGGTTTATGCTTATTTAGCACACAGACCTGAAGAGCTTTTGAAAAATCCAGAACAATGGCTTGACCTTAAAGAATTAAAAGAACAATCAAAGGTTGAGAAAATAGGTTATTCCCTAAATAGTCTTGAGGAGCTAGATACGTTATTGCAAAAAAACATGGAACCGGATTTAATTCAGGTGCCGTATAACCTTTTTGATAGAAGATTCGAAAGGCATATTGTGGAATTGAAGAAAAATGGTTGTGAAATACATGTCCGTTCTGCATTTTTACAGGGTCTTTTTTTTATTGAACCTAAAAACTTGCCCGTTTACTTTGAATCTGTTAAAAATGTGATAAGTGATTTGCAAAATGAATTTGGAGAAAACTTGTCAGGTGCACTTCTGAATTTTGCTTTAGAAAAGGAATTTATTGATGTAGTTGTTGTAGGAGTTGAAAATGTAAACCAACTCAGCCAGAATTTAAAAAATATTTCTTTAAAACAACCTGTAAAGACTAGAATACCAGTAGTTGCAGAAAAAATTTTAGTGCCGTCTTTATGGCCTAAAAAATAG
- the pseC gene encoding UDP-4-amino-4,6-dideoxy-N-acetyl-beta-L-altrosamine transaminase, translated as MMKPIPYGRQNISQEDIDAVIATLKSDYLTQGPRVLEFEEAFAEYVGSKYAVAVANGTAALHLCTLALNVKEGDKVITTPITFAASANCVRYCGGEVVFADIEPDTYLLDIDKVEELILASPKGTYKGIIPVDFAGRSVDMEAFANLANKHDLWIIEDSCHAPGGYFKDSNDIKQQCGNGKFADLAIFSFHPVKHIAAGEGGMITTNDEDLYKSLLMLRTHGITKDSETFKNSIDFAAGESGFSEYPTWYMEMQTLGYNYRLTDFQSALGHSQLSRADQGLEIRRKLAKVYKDAFFDKKFIKGQSDVVEGHAYHLYVVEVDDRTGLYNHLRERKIYAQIHYIPCHLMPYYRNRGWQEGDLPQAEQYYKRCISLPMYPTLETKEQQYVIDQVLEFYEKSV; from the coding sequence ATGATGAAACCAATTCCATATGGTCGCCAAAATATTTCTCAGGAAGATATTGATGCTGTAATAGCCACATTAAAATCTGATTATCTTACTCAAGGCCCAAGAGTTTTAGAATTCGAAGAAGCCTTTGCTGAGTATGTTGGCAGTAAATATGCTGTTGCTGTCGCAAATGGGACTGCTGCGCTGCATCTTTGTACGCTTGCATTAAATGTTAAGGAAGGAGATAAGGTTATAACAACGCCCATTACTTTTGCAGCATCGGCTAACTGCGTTCGATATTGCGGCGGAGAAGTTGTATTTGCTGATATTGAACCAGATACTTATCTACTAGATATAGATAAGGTTGAAGAGCTCATATTGGCGTCACCAAAAGGAACATATAAGGGAATTATTCCAGTAGATTTTGCCGGGAGAAGTGTAGATATGGAAGCTTTTGCCAATTTAGCAAATAAACATGATTTATGGATTATAGAAGACTCATGTCATGCGCCGGGAGGGTATTTTAAAGATAGTAATGATATAAAACAACAATGTGGTAATGGGAAATTTGCTGATTTGGCTATTTTCTCTTTTCACCCTGTAAAACATATTGCTGCTGGTGAAGGAGGTATGATTACAACAAATGATGAGGATTTGTACAAGTCTTTATTAATGTTGAGAACGCATGGAATAACCAAGGATAGTGAAACATTTAAAAATAGTATAGACTTTGCTGCTGGTGAATCTGGTTTTTCGGAATACCCTACTTGGTATATGGAAATGCAAACTTTAGGCTACAATTACCGTTTAACCGATTTTCAATCGGCCTTAGGTCATTCTCAGCTTTCTCGTGCAGATCAAGGCTTGGAAATAAGAAGAAAACTTGCAAAAGTTTACAAAGACGCCTTTTTTGATAAAAAGTTTATTAAGGGTCAGTCTGATGTAGTGGAAGGCCATGCTTATCATTTGTATGTTGTAGAGGTAGATGATAGAACAGGGCTTTATAATCACTTAAGAGAACGTAAAATATACGCGCAGATACATTACATACCTTGTCACTTAATGCCTTATTACAGAAATCGAGGCTGGCAAGAAGGAGATTTGCCACAGGCAGAGCAATATTATAAAAGATGTATAAGTCTACCCATGTATCCAACACTAGAAACGAAAGAACAGCAATACGTGATAGATCAGGTACTTGAATTCTATGAAAAAAGTGTATAG
- the pseB gene encoding UDP-N-acetylglucosamine 4,6-dehydratase (inverting) codes for MKFEMKNKSLLITGGTGSLGKALTQHILTRYPEIRRLIIFSRDEQKQFQMAQEFSESEYPQIRYFIGDVRDRDRLIRAFKGVDYVIHAAAMKHVHLAEYNPEECIKTNIGGAQNVVDACLETNVERVVALSTDKACAPINLYGATKLTSDKLFVAANNIKGDSPISFSVVRYGNVMGSNGSVIPFFISKKKNGGILPITDPNMTRFNISLQGGVDMVMYALEEAWGGELFVPKIPSYRITDVAEAVGPECEKPVVGIRPGEKIHEEMITPSDSFYTYDLGEYYAILPVTHQWNLEEYLKKFQAKKVPQGFSYNSGENTEWETVQGLRELIKEHVDSTFTL; via the coding sequence ATGAAATTTGAAATGAAAAATAAGTCTCTATTGATAACTGGAGGCACTGGGTCATTAGGAAAGGCTCTGACACAGCATATACTAACTAGGTATCCTGAAATTAGAAGGCTGATAATTTTTTCAAGAGATGAGCAGAAGCAATTTCAAATGGCTCAAGAGTTTTCCGAAAGTGAATATCCGCAGATTCGATATTTCATTGGAGATGTAAGAGATCGCGATCGTTTGATTAGGGCCTTTAAAGGGGTGGATTATGTAATTCATGCTGCAGCAATGAAACATGTTCATTTAGCAGAGTATAATCCTGAAGAATGTATAAAGACAAACATTGGGGGTGCTCAAAACGTAGTGGATGCTTGTTTGGAAACGAATGTGGAACGTGTTGTTGCACTGTCTACTGACAAAGCTTGTGCTCCAATTAATTTGTATGGTGCTACTAAATTAACTTCTGATAAGTTATTTGTTGCAGCAAATAATATAAAGGGAGACAGCCCAATTAGTTTTTCTGTAGTTAGATATGGCAATGTAATGGGTTCAAATGGTTCTGTAATACCATTTTTCATTTCTAAGAAAAAGAATGGAGGAATCTTACCAATTACGGATCCTAATATGACGAGGTTTAATATTTCGTTGCAAGGTGGTGTAGATATGGTTATGTATGCTCTAGAAGAAGCTTGGGGTGGTGAACTTTTCGTTCCGAAAATACCTTCTTACCGTATTACTGATGTTGCTGAAGCAGTTGGTCCTGAATGTGAGAAACCTGTGGTTGGAATACGTCCAGGAGAGAAGATTCACGAAGAGATGATTACACCGTCAGATTCTTTTTACACGTATGATTTAGGAGAATACTATGCTATTTTACCAGTTACACACCAGTGGAATTTGGAAGAGTACTTAAAAAAGTTTCAGGCTAAAAAAGTCCCTCAAGGATTTAGTTATAATTCGGGTGAAAATACGGAATGGGAAACTGTTCAAGGTCTTAGAGAGTTAATTAAGGAACATGTTGATTCAACTTTTACATTATGA
- the rfbD gene encoding dTDP-4-dehydrorhamnose reductase, with protein MKKVLVTGANGQLGQCLQKIAAQFKNLEFTFKNSKDLDITDALSIKKTFDLVDFDYCINCAAYTDVEQAEKTPDIAIRVNAEGVKNLAFACKKHEVGLIHISTDYVFDGEKKEPYSVDDIPNPINEYGKSKLLGEKYIQAIMDDYYIIRTSWLYSEFGKNFYTSILKKAKAGENLSVTDSQTGCPTNANNLAKYILTVLSSNDKFPGIYHFTDGEILNWFEFAEKILANNNLTKNVKLEKVKNYRTFARRPNYSVLKE; from the coding sequence ATGAAGAAGGTCTTAGTTACGGGGGCAAATGGGCAGTTAGGGCAATGTTTACAGAAAATAGCTGCGCAGTTTAAAAACTTGGAATTCACTTTCAAGAATTCTAAAGATTTAGATATTACAGATGCTTTATCAATTAAAAAAACTTTTGATCTCGTTGATTTTGACTATTGTATTAATTGTGCAGCATATACCGATGTTGAGCAAGCCGAAAAAACACCAGATATAGCAATTAGGGTTAATGCAGAAGGTGTCAAAAATCTTGCTTTTGCTTGTAAAAAACATGAAGTTGGACTAATTCATATTTCTACGGATTATGTTTTTGATGGTGAAAAGAAAGAACCCTATTCTGTAGATGATATACCTAACCCAATTAATGAATACGGAAAATCTAAATTGTTGGGCGAAAAATATATTCAGGCGATAATGGATGATTATTATATTATTAGAACTTCTTGGTTGTATTCGGAATTTGGAAAGAATTTTTATACTTCTATCTTGAAAAAAGCTAAGGCAGGGGAGAATCTTTCGGTAACAGATAGCCAAACAGGTTGTCCTACGAATGCAAATAATTTGGCAAAATATATTCTTACTGTATTATCTAGTAATGATAAATTCCCTGGAATTTATCATTTTACGGACGGTGAAATCCTTAATTGGTTTGAGTTCGCTGAGAAGATTCTTGCGAATAATAATTTAACCAAAAATGTAAAACTAGAGAAAGTGAAGAATTATCGTACTTTTGCTAGAAGACCTAATTATAGTGTATTAAAAGAGTGA
- the rfbC gene encoding dTDP-4-dehydrorhamnose 3,5-epimerase has product MKITETKLKGCLILEPQIFKDNRGVFFEVFKKKELSDFLGYEVDFVQENKSLSKKGVLRGLHFQKGNSTQAKLVSVQKGEVVDVIVDIRPDSVTFGEHVKVHLSDVNNKSIFIPKGMAHGFVTLTENVIFTYLCDNYYDPKTESGILYNDSDLAIDWGFASSELIVSEKDLILPTFKELMQ; this is encoded by the coding sequence ATGAAAATAACCGAAACAAAACTAAAAGGTTGCTTAATTCTAGAGCCTCAAATTTTTAAAGATAATAGAGGTGTCTTTTTTGAAGTCTTTAAAAAGAAAGAACTAAGTGATTTTTTAGGGTATGAAGTTGATTTTGTACAGGAAAATAAATCTCTTTCTAAGAAAGGTGTTTTAAGAGGACTGCATTTTCAAAAAGGAAATAGCACACAAGCCAAGTTAGTTTCAGTTCAAAAAGGCGAGGTAGTCGATGTAATTGTTGATATTAGACCTGATAGTGTAACTTTTGGCGAACATGTTAAGGTGCATTTATCAGATGTAAATAATAAAAGCATTTTTATACCAAAAGGTATGGCACACGGATTTGTAACCCTTACCGAGAATGTAATATTCACCTATCTTTGCGATAACTATTATGACCCTAAAACGGAATCTGGAATTTTATATAATGATTCTGACTTAGCAATAGATTGGGGATTTGCTTCATCTGAATTAATAGTTTCAGAAAAAGATTTGATTTTGCCAACTTTCAAAGAATTGATGCAATGA
- the rfbA gene encoding glucose-1-phosphate thymidylyltransferase RfbA, which translates to MKGIILAGGTGSRLWPLTKALSKQLMPIYDKPMIYYPLSTLMTTGIREILIITTPDDLPLFKKLLSDGSQLGCRFEYAVQKEPKGLAEAFIIGKDFIGSSKVALILGDNIFYGNGLERLLKENYKPDGGIIYGYHVNNPKRYGVVEFDKDGKAISIVEKPETPKSNYAIPGIYFYDNEVIEIAENIAPSSRGEIEITDVNIAYLKKERLQVSVLDKGIAWLDTGTFSSLMQASQFVQVIEERQGLKIGCIEEVAFTQGFIDAKQLEELAEPLLKSGYGKYLMNLIK; encoded by the coding sequence ATGAAAGGAATCATACTCGCAGGTGGTACTGGATCACGTTTATGGCCATTGACAAAGGCTTTAAGTAAGCAGCTCATGCCTATTTATGATAAACCAATGATATATTACCCGTTGTCCACTTTAATGACAACTGGCATACGAGAAATTTTAATTATTACTACTCCTGATGATTTGCCTTTATTTAAAAAGTTACTTTCAGACGGCAGTCAGTTAGGTTGTAGATTTGAATATGCCGTTCAAAAAGAACCTAAAGGATTAGCGGAAGCATTCATTATAGGTAAAGATTTTATTGGGTCAAGTAAGGTTGCCTTAATTTTAGGAGATAATATTTTTTATGGTAATGGTCTTGAGAGATTGTTAAAGGAAAATTATAAGCCAGACGGAGGTATTATATATGGATATCACGTAAATAACCCAAAGAGATATGGGGTAGTTGAATTTGATAAAGACGGAAAGGCTATTTCAATTGTTGAAAAACCAGAAACACCGAAATCTAATTATGCTATACCAGGAATCTATTTTTATGACAATGAAGTAATTGAAATTGCTGAAAACATAGCGCCAAGTAGCAGAGGAGAAATAGAAATTACAGATGTTAATATTGCTTATTTAAAAAAGGAAAGGCTACAAGTAAGTGTTCTTGATAAAGGAATTGCATGGCTAGATACCGGTACATTCAGTTCTTTAATGCAAGCCTCTCAATTTGTTCAGGTAATAGAAGAGCGGCAAGGATTAAAAATTGGTTGTATAGAAGAAGTAGCTTTTACCCAAGGTTTTATTGATGCAAAACAGCTTGAAGAGCTGGCTGAACCTTTGTTAAAGAGTGGTTATGGTAAATATTTAATGAATTTGATTAAATGA
- the rfbB gene encoding dTDP-glucose 4,6-dehydratase, whose product MVDHQSHDTILITGGAGFIGSNFIPYFLDRNPSIKVVNLDVLTYAGDLSNLKEVENHPNYTFVKGDICDNLMVKQLFEEYDISGVINFAAESHVDNSINSPRQFIKTNIEGTFNLLENARIFWKNKNNRFHHISTDEVYGSLGENGFFTEESNFQPNSPYSASKASSDFLVRSYYHTYDMNVVTSNCSNNYGPKQHDEKLIPTIIRSAINGVKIPIYGNGKNVRDWLFVKDHCTGIDSIYHKGKAGETYLLGGNNEYDNLTIATKICKILDLKIPKEKGSYKDQIKFVEDRLGHDFRYAIDASKVSKELSWKANESFDSGLEKTVDWYLNKYQL is encoded by the coding sequence ATGGTTGACCACCAATCTCATGACACAATACTAATTACTGGTGGTGCTGGTTTTATAGGGAGTAATTTTATTCCTTATTTTTTAGATAGAAACCCTAGTATTAAGGTCGTTAATTTAGATGTATTAACCTATGCTGGGGATCTGAGTAACCTTAAGGAAGTTGAGAACCATCCAAATTATACATTTGTAAAAGGAGATATATGCGATAACCTTATGGTTAAGCAATTATTTGAGGAGTATGACATTAGTGGCGTAATAAATTTTGCGGCAGAATCTCATGTAGATAATTCAATAAATTCTCCGAGACAGTTCATAAAAACAAATATAGAAGGCACTTTTAATCTTTTAGAGAATGCCAGAATTTTTTGGAAGAATAAAAACAATAGGTTCCATCATATATCAACGGATGAAGTATATGGTTCTTTAGGTGAAAATGGATTTTTCACAGAGGAATCGAACTTCCAACCTAATAGTCCATACAGTGCATCTAAGGCATCTTCTGATTTTTTGGTCAGAAGCTATTATCATACATATGACATGAATGTGGTAACCAGTAATTGTTCCAATAATTATGGTCCTAAACAACATGATGAAAAATTGATTCCTACAATAATTAGGTCCGCCATCAATGGTGTAAAGATTCCCATTTATGGGAATGGAAAAAATGTTAGAGACTGGTTATTTGTAAAAGATCATTGTACAGGTATTGACTCCATTTATCACAAAGGAAAAGCGGGAGAAACTTATTTGTTAGGTGGGAATAATGAATACGATAATCTGACGATAGCGACGAAGATTTGTAAAATTTTAGATTTAAAAATTCCTAAAGAAAAGGGAAGCTATAAAGATCAAATTAAATTTGTTGAAGATCGTCTTGGACATGATTTTAGGTATGCAATTGATGCGTCAAAGGTTTCAAAAGAACTAAGTTGGAAAGCCAATGAAAGCTTTGATTCTGGTCTAGAAAAAACTGTTGACTGGTATTTAAACAAATATCAACTTTAA
- a CDS encoding DUF6909 family protein, which produces MGKAITTTRAQESTNAIERMYITMRHLFNRGFYKPNGVSGEALKNALLQLRPEIYGSVGEEKAELNGLIYVLERLPEGIEQCSFINLTSDEGYGISHINPIIPPKRRRNCYRIDEEQMNIEITRGRSDIYDILTHLTFLFIESEKICKRVLITDTERTIRDWAKLEAAVQKEELTQAEREIALIHTANILGRSFEEILEVYKKFSTKSNPDRFLNVIYWLGKLALDEEISGEKRAVTFSALLRERLGHHIHGERWANNIKEVLTKNKLMHRPIHIISANMHSVMNSLFAKAALKTEFPNTDSLEIFEALSSSGNAALRKKVTDLAEKNGMIIMDDTSGTNIDVQIFDTAKIKINNCSYEFSEQDVDKKPVIFVMDYAFGEQAYETIDELLKPYNTKKNNVSLINVDSVSIMGKAGILEGGKGDLMIPSAHIFEGTADNYPFKNELCAKDFEGYGLEVFEGTMVTVLGTSLQNKDILKFFHKSTWNVIGLEMEGVHYQKAIQSASKIRKSIGEDVKVRYAYYASDNPLETGSTLASGGLGTTGVKPTYLITDKILKQIFNT; this is translated from the coding sequence ATGGGAAAAGCAATTACAACAACAAGAGCACAAGAGTCTACAAATGCTATAGAACGCATGTATATTACTATGCGCCATCTTTTTAATAGAGGTTTTTATAAGCCAAACGGAGTTTCTGGTGAAGCGTTGAAAAATGCTTTACTACAGTTAAGACCAGAAATATATGGTTCTGTAGGAGAAGAAAAAGCCGAATTAAACGGACTTATATACGTTTTAGAAAGATTACCTGAGGGAATAGAACAATGTTCTTTTATAAATCTAACTTCAGATGAAGGTTATGGTATTTCTCATATCAACCCGATCATTCCACCAAAAAGAAGAAGAAACTGTTATCGTATAGACGAAGAGCAGATGAATATTGAAATCACTAGAGGTCGTTCAGATATCTATGATATTCTTACGCACCTTACTTTCTTATTTATTGAATCTGAAAAAATATGTAAGCGTGTTTTAATAACAGATACAGAAAGAACTATAAGAGATTGGGCTAAACTTGAAGCTGCAGTTCAAAAAGAAGAATTGACCCAGGCTGAGAGAGAAATTGCACTTATTCATACAGCAAACATATTAGGCAGGTCTTTTGAGGAAATTTTAGAAGTCTATAAAAAATTCAGTACAAAAAGTAATCCCGATAGATTTCTGAATGTCATTTATTGGTTGGGTAAACTAGCTTTAGATGAAGAAATCTCAGGAGAGAAAAGAGCTGTTACATTTAGTGCTTTGCTAAGAGAACGATTAGGACATCATATTCATGGAGAAAGATGGGCAAATAACATAAAGGAGGTTTTAACCAAAAACAAACTTATGCATAGGCCTATTCATATTATCTCTGCCAATATGCATAGTGTAATGAATTCGTTATTTGCAAAAGCAGCTTTAAAAACGGAATTTCCGAATACAGATTCATTAGAAATTTTTGAAGCCCTTAGTAGTTCTGGCAATGCTGCGCTAAGAAAGAAAGTAACGGACTTGGCAGAGAAGAATGGTATGATCATTATGGATGATACCTCTGGAACAAATATTGATGTACAGATTTTTGATACCGCAAAAATTAAAATCAACAATTGTTCGTATGAATTTTCTGAACAAGATGTTGATAAAAAACCTGTTATATTTGTAATGGATTACGCATTTGGTGAGCAAGCGTATGAGACAATTGATGAGTTATTGAAACCATACAATACCAAAAAGAACAATGTGTCTTTGATAAATGTTGATTCTGTTTCAATAATGGGAAAAGCAGGTATTCTAGAAGGCGGAAAAGGAGATTTAATGATTCCTTCAGCACATATTTTCGAAGGCACTGCAGACAATTATCCATTTAAAAATGAATTGTGTGCCAAAGACTTTGAAGGTTATGGTTTAGAGGTTTTTGAAGGTACCATGGTGACTGTTTTAGGAACCTCACTGCAGAACAAAGATATTCTTAAGTTCTTTCATAAGTCAACTTGGAATGTAATTGGTTTAGAGATGGAAGGTGTGCATTACCAAAAAGCGATACAGTCTGCCTCTAAAATTAGAAAGAGTATAGGTGAAGATGTTAAAGTACGTTATGCGTACTATGCATCAGATAACCCATTAGAAACAGGTAGTACTTTAGCATCTGGAGGATTAGGTACAACTGGGGTAAAACCAACGTACTTAATTACAGATAAAATTTTAAAACAAATTTTTAATACATAG